One genomic segment of Pandoraea sputorum includes these proteins:
- a CDS encoding acyl-CoA dehydrogenase: MSYQAPIKDMQFVMNELADLNRIAALPGYEDASPELAQAVLEEAARFNQEVLAPLNVIGDQQPSTWKDGVVTTTPGFKEAFRQFSEAGWQGVVHPQEFGGQGLPKLVATPCTEMLNAANLSFALCPLLTDGAVEALLTAGTDAQRALYVPKLLSGEWTGTMNLTEPQAGSDLAMVRTRAEREGDGTYRIFGTKIFITFGEHDMAQNIVHLVLARTPDAPPGVKGISLFIVPKFNVDAEGKLGARNDVHCVSIEHKLGIKASPTAVLQFGDNGGATGYLVGEENRGLEYMFIMMNAARFAVGMQGVAVAERAYQHAVAYARDRLQSRPVDGSSRDAVTIIHHPDVKRMLMTMRALTEGARTLAYVAAAQADIGHHAADAAERKRAQAIYEFLVPIVKGWSTEMSLEVTSLGVQVHGGMGFIEETGAAQYYRDARILPIYEGTTAIQANDLIGRKTLRDGGAVARTLCEMVEATENELRAAGGVAASVAERLAKGREALSIVIDYIVANTQDNANAVFAGSVPYLKLAGIVLGGWQMGRALLAAQKLRDQDPSFFDAKIGTARFFADHILTQAPGLAQSITEGADSALSLSDAQF; this comes from the coding sequence ATGAGTTATCAGGCCCCGATCAAGGACATGCAGTTCGTGATGAACGAACTGGCGGACCTGAACCGCATCGCTGCGCTGCCGGGTTATGAGGACGCCTCGCCCGAACTCGCACAGGCCGTGCTCGAAGAAGCGGCCCGCTTCAATCAGGAAGTGCTCGCACCGCTAAACGTGATCGGCGATCAACAGCCGAGCACGTGGAAGGATGGCGTTGTCACGACCACGCCCGGCTTCAAGGAAGCGTTCCGTCAGTTTTCCGAAGCGGGCTGGCAGGGCGTGGTGCATCCGCAGGAGTTCGGCGGTCAGGGGTTGCCCAAACTCGTCGCCACGCCGTGCACGGAAATGCTCAATGCAGCGAACCTGTCGTTCGCTCTGTGCCCGCTGCTGACCGATGGCGCCGTCGAAGCGTTGCTTACGGCGGGTACCGATGCACAGCGTGCCCTCTACGTCCCGAAGTTGCTCTCGGGCGAGTGGACCGGCACGATGAATCTGACCGAGCCGCAAGCGGGTTCCGATCTCGCGATGGTGCGCACGCGCGCAGAGCGGGAAGGGGACGGTACCTATCGCATTTTCGGCACCAAGATTTTCATCACGTTCGGCGAACACGACATGGCGCAGAACATCGTCCACCTCGTGCTCGCGCGCACACCCGATGCGCCCCCGGGCGTGAAGGGCATCTCGCTGTTCATCGTGCCGAAGTTCAACGTCGACGCCGAGGGCAAGCTCGGCGCGCGTAACGATGTGCACTGCGTGTCCATCGAGCACAAGCTCGGCATCAAAGCGAGCCCGACGGCCGTGCTGCAATTCGGTGACAACGGTGGTGCGACGGGGTATCTCGTCGGCGAAGAAAACCGCGGTCTCGAGTACATGTTCATCATGATGAACGCCGCGCGTTTCGCCGTCGGCATGCAGGGCGTGGCCGTCGCCGAGCGTGCCTATCAGCACGCGGTGGCGTATGCGCGCGATCGTCTGCAAAGCCGTCCGGTGGATGGCTCGTCGCGCGACGCCGTCACGATCATTCATCACCCCGACGTCAAGCGCATGCTGATGACGATGCGCGCGCTGACCGAAGGCGCTCGCACGCTCGCCTACGTGGCGGCGGCGCAGGCCGATATCGGCCATCACGCCGCAGACGCTGCCGAGCGCAAGCGCGCGCAGGCGATCTACGAATTCCTCGTGCCGATCGTGAAGGGCTGGAGCACGGAGATGTCGCTGGAGGTCACGAGCCTTGGCGTACAGGTGCACGGCGGCATGGGCTTCATCGAAGAAACCGGTGCTGCGCAGTACTATCGCGACGCACGCATTCTCCCGATCTACGAAGGCACGACCGCGATTCAGGCGAACGATCTGATCGGTCGCAAGACGCTGCGCGACGGCGGTGCGGTGGCGCGCACGCTGTGCGAGATGGTCGAAGCAACTGAGAACGAGCTGCGCGCAGCGGGCGGTGTGGCGGCATCGGTGGCGGAGCGACTCGCCAAGGGACGTGAAGCGCTGTCGATCGTGATCGACTATATCGTGGCGAACACGCAAGACAACGCCAACGCCGTGTTCGCTGGCAGCGTGCCGTATCTGAAGCTTGCGGGCATCGTGCTGGGCGGCTGGCAGATGGGACGTGCGTTGCTGGCAGCGCAGAAGCTGCGCGATCAGGATCCGTCGTTCTTCGATGCCAAGATCGGCACCGCACGCTTCTTCGCGGATCACATTCTGACGCAGGCGCCAGGTCTGGCGCAGTCGATCACTGAAGGGGCTGACTCGGCCTTGTCACTGAGCGACGCGCAGTTCTGA
- a CDS encoding electron transfer flavoprotein subunit alpha/FixB family protein, translating into MSILVIAEHDNQTIKSATLNTVTAALQCGDDVHVLVAGSNAKAAADAAAQIAGVKKVLLADAAYFGDGLAENIADEVVSIAGNYSHILAPATAYGKNIAPRVAALLDVAQISDITKVDSADTFERPIYAGNAIATVQSADKVKVITVRSTGFDPAAATGGSAAVESVAATPDAGVSQFVGREVTKLDRPELTSAKIIVSGGRGLGSGENYTKVLEPLADKLGAALGASRAAVDAGYVPNDYQVGQTGKIVAPQLYVAVGISGAIQHLAGMKDSKVIVAINKDPEAPIFSVADYGLVGDLFTVVPELTGAL; encoded by the coding sequence ATGAGCATTCTGGTCATTGCAGAACACGACAACCAAACCATCAAATCGGCCACCCTCAATACGGTGACGGCAGCGCTGCAATGCGGCGACGACGTGCACGTGCTGGTCGCAGGCAGCAACGCGAAGGCAGCGGCTGACGCGGCTGCGCAGATCGCTGGCGTGAAGAAGGTGCTGCTCGCCGACGCGGCGTACTTCGGCGACGGTCTGGCTGAGAACATCGCCGACGAAGTGGTGTCGATTGCGGGCAACTACTCGCACATCCTGGCCCCGGCCACGGCGTACGGCAAGAACATCGCCCCGCGCGTCGCGGCGTTGCTCGACGTGGCGCAGATCTCGGACATCACGAAGGTCGACAGCGCGGACACGTTCGAGCGCCCGATCTACGCAGGTAATGCGATTGCGACGGTGCAAAGCGCCGATAAGGTGAAGGTGATCACGGTGCGCTCGACGGGCTTCGATCCGGCGGCCGCGACCGGTGGCAGCGCCGCAGTGGAAAGCGTGGCAGCCACGCCGGACGCCGGTGTGTCGCAGTTTGTGGGCCGTGAAGTGACGAAGCTGGACCGTCCGGAACTGACCTCGGCGAAGATCATCGTCTCGGGTGGTCGGGGCCTGGGTAGCGGCGAGAACTACACGAAGGTGCTGGAGCCGCTGGCGGACAAGCTGGGTGCAGCGCTGGGCGCATCGCGCGCAGCGGTCGATGCCGGTTACGTGCCGAACGACTATCAGGTCGGTCAGACGGGCAAGATCGTCGCGCCCCAGCTGTATGTGGCTGTGGGTATCTCGGGTGCGATCCAGCACTTGGCGGGCATGAAGGATTCGAAGGTGATCGTGGCGATCAACAAGGATCCGGAAGCACCGATCTTCTCGGTGGCGGACTACGGTCTGGTGGGCGATCTGTTCACCGTCGTACCGGAACTGACGGGCGCGCTGTAA
- a CDS encoding electron transfer flavoprotein subunit beta/FixA family protein: MKILVPVKRVVDYNVKVRVKSDGSGVDIANVKMSMNPFDEIAVEEAVRLKEAGVATEVIAVSAGVAQSQETLRTALAIGADRAILIESDEELQPLAVAKLLKALVDKEQPQLVILGKQAIDDDSNQTGQMLAALAKLPQATFASKVSVADNRAQVTREVDGGLETVSLSLPAVITTDLRLNEPRYVTLPNIMKAKKKPLETVKPADLGVDVSPRLKTLKVAEPPKRSAGVKVADVAALVDKLKTEAKVI; encoded by the coding sequence ATGAAGATCCTGGTACCGGTCAAACGGGTAGTGGATTACAACGTAAAGGTTCGCGTGAAGAGCGACGGCAGTGGCGTCGACATTGCGAACGTGAAGATGTCGATGAATCCGTTCGACGAAATCGCAGTGGAAGAGGCGGTGCGTCTGAAGGAAGCGGGCGTGGCGACGGAAGTGATCGCGGTGTCGGCGGGCGTGGCCCAGTCGCAGGAGACGCTGCGCACGGCGCTGGCGATCGGTGCGGATCGCGCGATCCTGATCGAGTCTGACGAAGAGTTGCAGCCGCTGGCTGTGGCCAAGCTGCTCAAGGCGCTGGTGGACAAGGAGCAACCGCAACTGGTGATCCTCGGCAAGCAAGCGATCGACGACGATTCCAACCAAACGGGTCAGATGCTCGCGGCACTCGCCAAGTTGCCGCAGGCGACGTTCGCCTCGAAGGTGTCGGTGGCGGATAACCGTGCACAAGTGACGCGCGAAGTGGACGGGGGTCTTGAGACCGTATCGCTGTCGCTGCCGGCGGTGATCACGACGGACCTGCGCCTGAACGAGCCGCGTTACGTGACGCTGCCCAACATCATGAAGGCGAAGAAGAAGCCGCTGGAGACCGTGAAGCCTGCGGATCTGGGCGTGGATGTGAGCCCGCGTCTGAAGACGCTGAAGGTGGCGGAGCCGCCCAAGCGCAGCGCAGGGGTGAAGGTGGCGGACGTAGCAGCGCTCGTCGACAAGCTCAAGACCGAAGCCAAGGTTATCTAA
- a CDS encoding alpha/beta hydrolase yields MTTHSESRLQASDGLMLHVHSWYPDTDGDTDTPLRAVVAIVHGMGEHGGRYARLAAHFASLGIATVTYDLRGHGRSEGSRVYVNHFDEYLNDTEIFLTHVRTTFGPTPLFLLGHSMGGAIAALYTITRAPANVSGLMLSSPALAPGEPVAPWMVKAGRWVSRWLPKVPVFKIDPAAIARDKTVVDAAKKDPLNAYRGTPARTAAELLDAMARIHANADALHLPLYIFHGTADRLTAPWASEQFHGNAGSQDKTLRLYPGHFHETLNDLDREKVIDELTYWLLAHVPETAAAKRKRPQPMTHETLMGEKSPVKPVLGTHHSH; encoded by the coding sequence ATGACAACGCATTCGGAATCGCGCCTGCAAGCCAGTGACGGACTGATGCTCCACGTCCATAGCTGGTACCCGGACACCGACGGCGACACGGACACTCCGCTGCGCGCCGTGGTCGCCATCGTGCACGGTATGGGGGAACACGGCGGACGGTACGCGCGTCTGGCGGCGCATTTCGCGTCGCTCGGTATCGCGACCGTCACCTACGATCTGCGCGGTCATGGACGCTCGGAAGGCTCGCGTGTCTACGTCAATCATTTCGACGAATACCTTAACGACACCGAGATCTTCCTCACACACGTGCGCACGACCTTTGGGCCGACGCCGCTCTTTCTGCTCGGGCATAGCATGGGGGGCGCCATCGCGGCGCTCTACACGATCACGCGCGCGCCCGCGAACGTGAGCGGCCTGATGCTCAGCAGCCCCGCCCTCGCCCCGGGCGAACCGGTCGCGCCGTGGATGGTGAAGGCCGGTCGCTGGGTATCGCGCTGGCTACCTAAGGTGCCGGTCTTCAAGATCGATCCCGCTGCCATCGCCCGCGACAAGACCGTGGTCGATGCAGCGAAGAAAGACCCGCTTAACGCGTATCGCGGCACCCCGGCACGCACCGCCGCCGAATTGCTCGACGCCATGGCGCGCATTCACGCCAACGCCGACGCGCTGCATTTACCGCTCTACATCTTCCACGGCACCGCCGACCGGCTCACCGCGCCGTGGGCGAGCGAGCAGTTTCACGGCAACGCCGGGTCGCAGGACAAGACGCTTCGGCTGTATCCCGGTCACTTTCATGAAACGCTCAACGACCTCGACCGCGAGAAGGTTATCGACGAGTTGACTTATTGGTTGCTGGCGCACGTGCCGGAGACTGCCGCCGCCAAGCGCAAGCGCCCCCAGCCCATGACGCATGAAACGCTCATGGGCGAGAAATCGCCGGTCAAGCCCGTGCTCGGGACGCACCACAGCCACTGA
- a CDS encoding ferredoxin--NADP reductase, translated as MQAQTTHTKYSPQTVTGMHFWTPTIFSIKTTRPPGLQFTAGQFVRLGLPGDDGELIWRAYSFVNSPAEDTLEFYVITIPEGQLTPRLSELKVGDELFVDHTAYGFLTLDRFTGGDDLWLLATGTGLAPFVSILRDPEVWHRFKRIFVVHSVRWERDLAYYEQLRHFSHPDIDPALVDKLHFAVSVTREQTPGALYGRITSLLASGELEKAVGATLDPATSRIMVCGNPDMIKELRAWFTGNGYAVSRTATPGPLVLEKQW; from the coding sequence ATGCAAGCGCAGACGACGCATACGAAATACTCGCCGCAAACGGTCACCGGCATGCATTTCTGGACGCCGACGATCTTCAGCATCAAGACCACGCGCCCGCCTGGCCTGCAATTCACCGCCGGGCAGTTCGTGCGTCTCGGATTACCGGGCGACGATGGCGAACTCATCTGGCGCGCCTATTCCTTCGTAAACTCGCCCGCCGAAGATACATTGGAGTTCTACGTAATTACGATCCCCGAGGGCCAGCTCACGCCCCGGCTGTCGGAACTCAAAGTCGGCGACGAACTATTCGTCGATCACACCGCGTACGGCTTCCTCACGCTCGACCGTTTCACAGGCGGCGACGACCTGTGGCTGCTCGCCACCGGCACCGGCTTAGCACCCTTTGTATCGATTCTCCGAGACCCGGAAGTCTGGCACCGCTTCAAACGCATCTTCGTCGTGCACAGTGTGCGATGGGAGCGCGACCTCGCTTATTACGAGCAACTCCGTCACTTCTCGCATCCGGACATCGATCCGGCGCTCGTCGACAAGCTGCACTTCGCGGTGAGCGTCACGCGCGAGCAAACTCCCGGCGCGCTCTATGGACGCATCACGTCGTTGCTGGCTTCAGGGGAACTGGAAAAGGCGGTCGGCGCGACGCTCGATCCCGCCACGTCGCGCATCATGGTCTGCGGCAATCCTGACATGATCAAGGAACTGCGCGCCTGGTTCACCGGCAATGGTTATGCGGTGAGCCGCACGGCGACACCCGGGCCGCTCGTGCTGGAAAAGCAGTGGTGA
- a CDS encoding enoyl-CoA hydratase, which yields MTSSEATVANGPLVLVTRGEGDLAGVVTLTLNRPRQFNALSEAMLDALQHALDDVARDATARVVVLGAAGAAFCAGHDLKEMRAEPSLDYYRTLFNQCTRVMLTIQRMPQPVIARVHGIATAAGCQLVAMCDLAVAASAARFAVSGINVGLFCATPGVALSRNLTRKQAMEMLLTGDFIDAQTACERGLVNRVAPMERLDGEVAALCRSILAKPAAAVAAGKGLFYRQAETGIEAAYQMAGQTMACNMMDACALEGVQAFIEKRPPEWTNPKD from the coding sequence ATGACGTCATCAGAAGCGACTGTGGCCAACGGGCCGCTGGTACTCGTCACGCGTGGGGAAGGCGATCTGGCTGGTGTGGTCACGCTCACGCTGAATCGCCCGCGTCAGTTCAATGCCCTCTCCGAAGCGATGCTCGATGCGCTGCAACATGCGCTGGACGACGTCGCACGCGACGCCACGGCGCGCGTCGTGGTGCTCGGCGCTGCGGGGGCGGCATTTTGCGCCGGTCACGATCTCAAGGAGATGCGCGCCGAGCCGTCGCTTGACTACTACCGCACGCTGTTCAACCAATGCACGCGTGTGATGCTGACGATCCAGCGCATGCCGCAGCCGGTCATCGCTCGCGTGCACGGTATCGCGACGGCGGCAGGGTGTCAGTTGGTGGCGATGTGCGATCTCGCGGTCGCGGCGTCGGCGGCACGCTTCGCGGTGTCGGGCATCAACGTCGGTCTGTTTTGCGCAACGCCGGGTGTGGCACTCTCGCGCAATCTCACGCGCAAGCAGGCGATGGAGATGTTGCTGACGGGCGATTTCATCGATGCGCAGACGGCTTGCGAGCGCGGTCTCGTCAATCGTGTCGCGCCGATGGAGCGTCTCGACGGCGAAGTGGCGGCGCTGTGCCGCTCGATTCTTGCCAAGCCTGCGGCTGCCGTGGCGGCGGGCAAAGGGCTGTTCTACCGTCAGGCGGAGACGGGTATCGAAGCGGCTTATCAGATGGCGGGGCAGACGATGGCTTGCAACATGATGGACGCGTGCGCGCTCGAAGGCGTGCAGGCATTCATCGAGAAGCGTCCGCCGGAGTGGACGAATCCGAAGGACTGA
- a CDS encoding histone deacetylase family protein codes for MATGFYTHPDCVRHEMGEWHPECPERLRAIEDQLIAGRIDGLLERREAPAADEASLRLVHTQDHIDFIRDNIPESGYFPIDPDTLLNPYSWRAATRAAGAAIAATDAVIRGELDNAFCSVRPPGHHATPTRAMGFCLFNSVAIAAAHALEVHGLSRVAIVDFDVHHGNGTEAAFGNDERVLMCGIFQHPFYPFSGANDPAPNMLNIPLEARTSGMAAREAIEYGWLGRLNAFRPEMIFFSAGFDAHREDDLGGLGLTEADFAWITKEVKAIADRHAKGRIVSCLEGGYNLSALGRSVVAHLKVLADV; via the coding sequence ATGGCTACCGGGTTTTATACGCACCCCGATTGCGTGCGTCACGAAATGGGCGAGTGGCATCCGGAATGCCCCGAACGACTGCGCGCCATCGAAGACCAGTTGATCGCGGGACGCATCGACGGCCTGCTCGAACGCCGTGAAGCCCCGGCGGCCGACGAAGCCAGTCTGCGGCTCGTGCACACGCAAGACCATATCGACTTCATTCGCGACAACATTCCCGAATCCGGGTACTTCCCCATCGATCCCGATACGCTGCTCAACCCGTACTCGTGGCGCGCGGCAACGCGCGCGGCGGGCGCGGCGATTGCGGCGACGGATGCGGTCATTCGTGGCGAACTCGACAACGCCTTTTGCAGCGTGCGCCCGCCTGGTCACCACGCCACGCCCACACGTGCGATGGGCTTCTGCCTGTTTAACAGCGTGGCGATTGCGGCGGCACACGCGCTCGAAGTGCATGGGCTGTCGCGTGTGGCGATCGTCGACTTCGACGTGCACCACGGCAACGGCACCGAAGCCGCGTTCGGCAACGACGAGCGCGTGTTGATGTGCGGCATCTTCCAGCACCCGTTCTATCCGTTCTCCGGGGCGAACGATCCTGCGCCGAACATGCTCAACATTCCGCTCGAAGCGCGCACGTCCGGCATGGCCGCACGCGAAGCCATCGAGTACGGCTGGTTGGGACGCCTCAATGCGTTCCGCCCGGAAATGATCTTCTTCTCGGCAGGCTTCGACGCGCATCGCGAAGACGATCTCGGCGGCCTCGGGCTGACCGAAGCGGACTTCGCGTGGATCACGAAGGAGGTCAAGGCCATTGCCGATCGTCACGCAAAGGGACGCATCGTGAGCTGTCTCGAAGGCGGCTACAACCTCTCGGCGCTCGGGCGCAGCGTTGTGGCCCATCTGAAGGTGCTTGCCGACGTCTGA
- the mltB gene encoding lytic murein transglycosylase B: protein MARSFGSLGIALCLSASFAMTALTSVDAHAQARPKALAQSSQSSQTEFEEEVVPQRYAANPEVDAFINDLVARNGFNRGELQKIFSRVVFSQTAARLVAPPATPGQKNWTKYEKNFLDNTRINGGVRFWNQNAAALSRAAREYGVPEEIIVSIIGVETIYGRNMGNFRTIDALTTLAFDYPPARNRSERMALFRKELENLLLYARERSVDPFSIYGSYAGAIGIPQFMPSSIRNYAVDYSGDGKINLTTDVADAIGSVANFLKQHGWQAGQPVVWNIAGDRGSQGLAEAGADGQPEPHWKLGDFIKAGMLMNEPKLDVGGALDTPVLIVDLPTPGQATQYRMGLTNFYVLTRYNRSFFYAMAVYDLADAIKAARAP, encoded by the coding sequence GTGGCTCGCTCATTCGGCTCGCTCGGCATCGCGCTGTGCCTGAGTGCATCGTTCGCGATGACGGCGCTCACGAGTGTCGACGCACATGCGCAGGCACGCCCCAAAGCGCTCGCGCAGTCGTCGCAGTCGTCGCAGACGGAGTTCGAGGAAGAAGTGGTACCGCAACGCTACGCGGCGAACCCGGAAGTCGACGCGTTCATCAACGACCTCGTCGCGCGCAACGGCTTCAATCGTGGCGAGCTTCAGAAGATCTTCTCGCGCGTCGTGTTCTCGCAGACGGCCGCCCGCCTTGTCGCGCCGCCCGCCACACCGGGCCAGAAGAACTGGACGAAGTACGAAAAGAACTTCCTCGACAACACCCGCATCAACGGCGGCGTGCGCTTCTGGAATCAGAATGCTGCAGCACTCTCCCGCGCTGCACGCGAGTATGGTGTGCCTGAAGAGATCATCGTCTCCATCATCGGCGTCGAGACGATCTACGGGCGCAACATGGGCAACTTCCGCACCATCGACGCACTCACCACGCTGGCGTTCGATTACCCGCCCGCCCGCAACCGTTCCGAGCGCATGGCGCTGTTCCGCAAGGAGCTCGAGAACCTGCTGCTGTACGCACGCGAGCGCAGCGTCGATCCGTTCAGCATCTACGGATCGTATGCCGGCGCCATCGGCATTCCGCAATTCATGCCGTCGTCGATCCGCAACTACGCAGTGGATTACAGCGGCGACGGCAAGATCAATCTGACGACCGACGTGGCGGACGCCATCGGTAGCGTCGCCAACTTCCTCAAGCAGCACGGATGGCAGGCGGGTCAGCCAGTGGTCTGGAACATTGCCGGGGATCGCGGCAGTCAGGGGCTCGCCGAAGCCGGTGCCGACGGACAACCCGAACCGCATTGGAAGCTCGGCGACTTCATCAAGGCTGGCATGCTGATGAACGAGCCGAAGCTCGATGTGGGCGGGGCGCTGGACACGCCGGTGCTGATCGTCGATCTGCCGACACCGGGGCAAGCCACCCAGTACCGCATGGGCCTCACGAATTTCTACGTGCTCACGCGCTACAACCGAAGCTTCTTCTACGCCATGGCGGTGTACGATCTGGCCGACGCGATCAAGGCGGCGCGCGCGCCGTAA
- the cysM gene encoding cysteine synthase CysM, giving the protein MAYKTIEDTIGNTPLVQLVRLPDDEIRRRNNVILGKLEGNNPAGSVKDRPALSMIKHAELRGRIKPGDTLIEATSGNTGIALAMAAAIRGYKMVLIMPEDLSIERRQSMGAYGAEIILTPVKGGMEYARDLAEQMQRDGRGIILDQFANPDNPLAHYETTGPEIWRDTEGRITHFVSAMGTTGTIMGVSQYLKEQSEAVQIIGAEPAEGSRIPGIRKWPEAYLPKIFDRARVDRTVSVTQAEAEIMARRLAAEEGIFCGISAAGACQIALNLAHEVENATIVFVVCDRGDRYLSTGVFPA; this is encoded by the coding sequence ATGGCCTACAAGACTATCGAAGACACCATCGGCAATACACCGCTGGTGCAACTGGTGCGTTTGCCCGACGACGAAATCCGCCGCCGCAACAACGTGATTCTCGGCAAGCTCGAGGGCAACAACCCGGCGGGATCGGTGAAGGATCGTCCGGCGCTGTCGATGATCAAACACGCGGAACTGCGCGGGCGCATCAAGCCGGGCGATACGCTGATCGAAGCCACGTCGGGCAACACCGGTATCGCGCTGGCCATGGCTGCCGCCATCCGTGGCTACAAGATGGTACTGATCATGCCGGAAGATCTCTCCATCGAGCGTCGTCAGAGCATGGGCGCCTACGGTGCCGAGATCATCCTGACGCCGGTCAAGGGCGGCATGGAATACGCGCGCGACCTCGCCGAACAGATGCAACGCGACGGACGCGGCATCATCCTCGATCAGTTCGCTAATCCGGACAACCCGCTGGCGCATTACGAAACCACCGGTCCGGAAATCTGGCGCGACACCGAAGGACGCATCACGCACTTCGTCTCCGCGATGGGGACGACGGGCACCATCATGGGCGTCTCGCAATATCTGAAAGAGCAGAGCGAGGCTGTGCAGATCATCGGTGCCGAGCCGGCTGAAGGGTCGCGCATTCCGGGCATTCGTAAGTGGCCGGAAGCGTATCTGCCGAAGATATTCGACCGCGCGCGTGTGGACCGTACCGTCTCCGTGACGCAAGCCGAAGCCGAAATCATGGCGCGCCGTCTCGCGGCGGAGGAGGGCATCTTCTGCGGCATCTCGGCAGCGGGCGCTTGCCAGATCGCGCTGAATCTCGCGCATGAGGTCGAGAATGCGACCATCGTGTTCGTCGTCTGCGACCGGGGCGACCGCTACCTGTCGACGGGCGTGTTCCCGGCTTGA
- a CDS encoding ComEA family DNA-binding protein: MLRKLLLAVVTFFTLCGLAMAAVDINTADQSQLETLKGIGPVKSKAIIDERNAHGPYKDAADVAKRVKGLGTKSVTSLQSEGMTINGQGGGGAAPAAAPAKPVAQAPATAAPTPTPAKPAPSVAQPPAKPAPSAAQPAAPAPATPAKPVTPATPVPATATQKTPTPTPAAGTTMKPASPGAPLPAATGAAAAAGTTGASGSKADIKADTKASKSKKSKDAKADSAKGTAATAPSPASGSAAASGDASTAKPSKSKKAKAPAPASAPKL, encoded by the coding sequence ATGCTTCGCAAACTCTTGCTGGCGGTTGTTACCTTCTTCACCCTGTGCGGCCTGGCAATGGCGGCCGTCGACATCAACACCGCCGACCAATCGCAGCTTGAGACGCTCAAGGGCATCGGACCGGTCAAGTCCAAGGCGATCATTGACGAGCGCAACGCCCACGGGCCCTACAAGGATGCGGCTGATGTGGCCAAGCGGGTCAAGGGCCTCGGCACCAAGTCGGTGACATCGCTGCAATCCGAGGGTATGACGATCAACGGACAGGGCGGTGGTGGTGCTGCACCGGCAGCCGCACCGGCCAAGCCGGTCGCGCAAGCCCCTGCGACCGCTGCACCGACGCCCACACCGGCAAAGCCTGCACCGTCCGTAGCACAGCCGCCTGCCAAACCCGCTCCGTCCGCCGCTCAGCCTGCTGCCCCGGCACCGGCCACGCCCGCCAAGCCCGTGACCCCTGCAACGCCGGTGCCTGCCACCGCCACGCAAAAGACACCGACGCCGACCCCGGCCGCCGGTACGACGATGAAGCCTGCGTCGCCGGGGGCACCGCTTCCGGCAGCAACCGGTGCGGCAGCCGCGGCGGGGACTACGGGCGCATCCGGCTCCAAGGCGGACATCAAGGCGGACACCAAGGCCAGCAAGTCGAAGAAATCGAAGGATGCGAAGGCTGACAGCGCCAAGGGCACGGCGGCCACCGCACCGTCCCCGGCATCGGGCTCGGCCGCTGCAAGCGGTGACGCCAGCACGGCCAAGCCGTCCAAGTCGAAGAAGGCCAAGGCACCGGCACCGGCAAGCGCACCAAAGCTCTGA